One window from the genome of Aptenodytes patagonicus chromosome 4, bAptPat1.pri.cur, whole genome shotgun sequence encodes:
- the RBM46 gene encoding putative RNA-binding protein 46 yields MHEENKAAANGCGKIRSGTQNEAALLALMEKTGYSMVQENGQRKFGGPPPGWEGPPPPRGCEVFVGKIPRDMYEDELVPVFERAGKIYEFRLMMEFSGENRGYAFVMYTTKEEAQLAIKILNNYEIRPGKFIGVCVSLDNCRLFIGAIPKEKKKEEILNEMKKVTEGVVDVIVYPNATDKTKNRGFAFVEYESHRAAAMARRRLIPGTFQLWGHTIQVDWADPEKEVDEETMQRVKVLYVRNLMISTTEDTIKAEFSKFKPGVVERVKKLRDYAFVHFFHREDAVAAMSVMNGKCIDGASIEVTLAKPVNKESTWKQHFNGQISPGSENLLGFPNKEDGHQKSLGKPASLSVRLNGQHSPGPPEVERCTYPFFPGIKLTPISMYSLKSSHFSSAAMHLDYFCNKNNWAPPEYYLYSTTSQDGKILLVYKVLIPSIADGSQSYFMPDKLCTTVEGAKELAAQFTLLHLAPEQAYITLLSLNAA; encoded by the exons ATGCATGAGGAAAATAAAGCTGCAGCAAATGGATGTGGCAAAATCCGAAGTGGCACTCAGAATGAGGCTGCTTTACTGGCCTTGATGGAGAAGACTGGATACAGCATGGTTCAAGAAAATGGGCAAAGAAAATTTGGTGGTCCTCCACCAG gttgggaAGGTCCTCCACCACCTCGTGGATGTGAAGTTTTTGTGGGTAAGATTCCTCGTGATATGTATGAAGATGAATTAGTTCCTGTTTTCGAGAGAGCTGGGAAGATCTATGAGTTCAGACTGATGATGGAATTCAGTGGTGAGAATCGAGGCTATGCGTTTGTGATGTACACTACTAAAGAGGAAGCTCAGCTAGCCATCAAGATTCTTAATAATTATGAAATTCGTCCAGGGAAGTTCATTGGTGTCTGTGTAAGCTTGGACAACTGCAGACTATTTATTGGAGcaattccaaaagaaaagaagaaagaagaaatactgaatgaaatgaaaaaagttacAGAAGGAGTGGTGGATGTCATTGTTTATCCAAATGCCACTGACAAAACTAAAAATCGTGGCTTTGCTTTTGTAGAATATGAATCTCACAGAGCAGCTGCAATGGCTAGAAGGCGGCTAATCCCAG GAACATTCCAACTCTGGGGTCATACTATTCAAGTAGACTGGGCAGACCCAGAGAAAGAAGTTGATGAAGAAACAATGCAGAGAGTTAAAGTATTATATGTAAGAAATTTGATGATATCTACTACAGAGGACACAATTAAAGCTGAATTCAGCAAGTTCAAGCCAGGAGTAGTTGAACGTGTAAAGAAGCTGAGAGACtatgcttttgttcattttttccaccGAGAAGATGCAGTTGCTGCTATGTCTGTAATGAATGGAAAGTGCATTGATGGAGCCAGTATTGAGGTAACACTGGCAAAGCCAGTTAATAAAGAAAGTACTTGGAAGCAACATTTTAATGGTCAGATAAGTCCCGGTTCTGAAAATCTCTTAGGGTTTCCTAACAAAGAAGATGGTCATCAAAAATCCTTAGGGAAACCAGCAAGTCTTTCAGTTCGTCTTAATGGTCAGCACAGTCCAGGCCCTCCTGAAGTTGAAAGATGTACATACCCATTTTTTCCAGGAATAAAGCTTACTCCAATTAGCATGTATTCTTTAAAATCCAGTCACTTCAGTTCTGCAGCAATGCATCTGGattatttttgcaataaaaataactgGGCACCACCAGAATACTACTTGTACTCAACCACAAGTCAGGATGGGAAAATACTCTTGGTGTACAAGGTGCTTATTCCTAGTATTGCAGATGGTTCCCAGAGTTACTTCATGCCAGACAAACTCTGTACAACAGTAGAAGGTGCAAAGGAATTGGCAGCACAGTTCACACTTCTACATCTAG CCCCTGAGCAAGCATATATAACTTTGCTGTCCCTGAATGCCGCATAG